In the bacterium genome, one interval contains:
- a CDS encoding sodium:calcium symporter translates to MAEASKRRVEAWSTKVGVILAVAGSAVGLGNFLRFPGRAALYGGGAFLIPYFISLLVIGIPICWVEWTIGRHGGRHGFNSAPGIFRVIWRSRSSSGFGALAVFVPVGIYMYYVFIEAWCLAYAWFYLTGAIAPGGDPAAYQAYFSSFFNDFIGVAADGALFRGASPALLALVACVAFNFFLIYRGLAGGIEKFCQWAMPALVIAALIVLARVLTLGTPNPALPEQNVINGLGFMWNPKPIAPGAGMFSALADSRVWLEAAGQIFFTLSVGFGIIITYASYLKPTDDVALSALTASSANEFCEVCLGGLITIPAAFIFLGAAPLAAVAGSTFGLGFHAVPVTFQYLPLGAFFGFLWFGLLFLAAVTSSISMLQPAIAFLEEGFGFGRRPAMTALALITLPGTLLVAWFTRDGVALDVMDFWIGSLAMVVLAFFEVLLFGWAMGAERGLREANRGSDLRIPGIFAPIIRYVCPVYLALILGSFAYQNLGAQARSILERPEAMLTAVYMLAVLALLLVLVRLAERRWDREGRAGAPR, encoded by the coding sequence ATGGCGGAGGCAAGCAAGCGACGGGTGGAGGCGTGGTCGACGAAGGTGGGGGTGATCCTCGCCGTCGCCGGCTCCGCGGTGGGCCTCGGCAACTTCCTCCGCTTCCCCGGCCGCGCCGCGCTGTACGGCGGCGGCGCCTTCCTGATCCCCTACTTCATCTCGCTGCTGGTGATCGGCATTCCCATCTGTTGGGTGGAGTGGACCATCGGCCGTCACGGCGGGCGGCACGGCTTCAACTCGGCGCCGGGGATCTTCCGCGTCATCTGGCGGTCGCGGTCGTCGAGCGGCTTCGGCGCGCTCGCCGTGTTCGTGCCGGTGGGGATCTACATGTACTACGTCTTCATCGAGGCGTGGTGTCTGGCCTACGCCTGGTTCTATCTCACCGGCGCCATCGCCCCGGGCGGCGATCCGGCGGCCTACCAGGCCTACTTCTCCTCCTTCTTCAACGACTTCATCGGCGTCGCCGCCGACGGCGCGCTGTTCCGCGGCGCCAGCCCGGCGCTGCTGGCGCTGGTCGCCTGCGTCGCGTTCAACTTCTTCCTGATCTATCGCGGCCTCGCCGGCGGCATCGAGAAGTTCTGCCAGTGGGCCATGCCCGCCCTGGTGATCGCGGCGCTGATCGTGCTGGCGCGGGTGCTGACGCTCGGCACGCCGAATCCGGCGCTGCCGGAGCAGAACGTCATCAACGGCCTCGGCTTCATGTGGAACCCGAAGCCGATCGCGCCCGGCGCCGGCATGTTCTCCGCCCTCGCCGACTCGCGCGTCTGGCTCGAGGCGGCGGGGCAGATCTTCTTCACCCTGTCGGTGGGCTTCGGGATCATCATCACCTACGCCAGCTACCTGAAGCCGACCGACGACGTGGCGCTGTCGGCGCTCACCGCGTCGTCGGCCAACGAGTTCTGCGAGGTCTGCCTCGGCGGTCTGATCACCATTCCGGCGGCGTTCATCTTTCTCGGCGCCGCGCCGCTGGCGGCGGTGGCGGGCTCGACCTTCGGGCTCGGCTTCCACGCCGTGCCGGTGACCTTCCAGTATCTGCCGCTCGGCGCCTTCTTCGGCTTCCTGTGGTTCGGGCTGCTCTTCCTCGCCGCCGTCACCAGCTCGATCTCGATGCTGCAACCGGCGATCGCCTTCCTCGAGGAGGGGTTCGGCTTCGGCCGCCGCCCGGCGATGACGGCGCTGGCGCTGATCACCCTGCCCGGCACGCTGCTGGTGGCGTGGTTCACGCGCGACGGCGTGGCGCTCGACGTCATGGATTTCTGGATCGGCAGCCTGGCGATGGTGGTGCTGGCGTTCTTCGAGGTGCTGCTGTTCGGCTGGGCGATGGGCGCCGAGCGCGGGTTGCGCGAGGCCAACCGCGGCAGCGACCTGCGCATTCCCGGGATCTTCGCGCCGATCATCCGCTACGTCTGCCCGGTCTACCTGGCGCTGATCCTCGGCAGCTTCGCCTACCAGAACCTCGGCGCGCAGGCCCGTTCGATCCTCGAGCGCCCGGAGGCGATGCTCACCGCCGTCTACATGCTCGCCGTGCTGGCGCTGCTGCTGGTCCTGGTGCGGCTGGCGGAGCGGCGCTGGGACCGCGAGGGCCGCGCCGGCGCGCCGCGCTGA
- a CDS encoding lytic transglycosylase domain-containing protein has product MSRRLIALAVALLALPAVAATRDVDVPLSLDHAFVRKMLVEQVYTLRDNTVRVWDDGSGCNVMILSNPRVDSVGGRLRVVSDGLARVGTAVGNSCLTALDWTGTVEVLEEPTLDANAPVVRFRVVDTNLYGTDGKKRITGTVWDWVKQYVHPRFEAVTIDLAQPLAELRDFLPSVLPDGGERAQRLIDSLRLVGAAVTDAGLRLDVRFEVEEATLVEEPLAPGPEPTLSAQEIAAWNAAWEQWDAFVTFVAKNAAGDALAAQRQALFDVLIEARYDLLDALAPAHPGAPDPVRPLFVKTWGRLAPVLRDISLGLPGEGALRYLTFITAADALRAIDALGPSSGLDISADGLRRLARMIAPSAPGDPLTYDEAVDPLLRERFGFGPPPPAPAPNPDVDLSWLWPAAAWAAEPAARLNHWVPSRDDLDQYLPLVRELLGQTADATLDSKELKSEFHQLYRWLVLATAWKESCWRQFVRVNGRIRPMLSGAGAVGIMQVLPRVWRGFYEVGGLQQDIAYNARAGAEILLHYLRDYAVAKGEHTATGSIDNLARSTYAMYNGGPGQVRRYRADKVKRSLRDIDDGFWDKYRKVKAGNELAVAECY; this is encoded by the coding sequence GTGAGCCGCCGCCTGATCGCACTCGCCGTCGCGCTGCTGGCGCTGCCGGCGGTCGCCGCGACCCGTGACGTCGACGTCCCCCTGTCGCTCGATCACGCGTTCGTCCGCAAGATGCTGGTCGAGCAGGTGTACACGTTGCGCGACAACACCGTGCGGGTCTGGGACGACGGATCCGGCTGCAACGTCATGATCCTCTCCAACCCGCGCGTCGACTCGGTTGGCGGGCGGCTGCGGGTGGTCAGCGACGGCCTGGCGAGGGTCGGCACGGCGGTGGGCAACAGTTGTCTCACCGCGCTCGACTGGACCGGCACCGTCGAGGTGCTGGAGGAGCCGACCCTCGATGCGAACGCGCCGGTGGTGCGCTTCCGCGTCGTCGACACCAATCTCTACGGCACGGACGGCAAGAAGCGGATCACCGGCACCGTCTGGGACTGGGTGAAGCAGTACGTCCACCCGCGCTTCGAGGCGGTGACCATCGACCTGGCGCAGCCGCTCGCCGAGCTGCGCGACTTCCTGCCCAGCGTGCTGCCCGATGGCGGCGAGCGGGCGCAGCGTCTGATCGACTCGCTGCGCCTGGTCGGGGCGGCGGTGACCGACGCCGGCCTGCGCCTCGACGTCCGCTTCGAGGTCGAGGAGGCGACGCTGGTCGAGGAGCCGCTGGCGCCCGGCCCCGAGCCGACGCTCAGCGCGCAGGAGATCGCGGCCTGGAACGCCGCCTGGGAGCAGTGGGACGCCTTCGTCACCTTCGTCGCCAAGAACGCCGCCGGCGACGCCCTCGCGGCGCAGCGGCAGGCGCTCTTCGACGTGCTGATCGAAGCCCGCTACGACCTGCTCGACGCGCTCGCGCCGGCCCATCCCGGGGCCCCGGATCCGGTGCGCCCCCTCTTCGTCAAGACCTGGGGGCGCCTGGCGCCGGTGCTGCGCGACATTAGCCTCGGCCTGCCCGGCGAGGGCGCGCTGCGTTACCTCACCTTCATCACCGCCGCCGACGCGCTGCGCGCCATCGATGCGCTCGGGCCGTCGAGCGGCCTCGACATCTCCGCCGACGGCCTGCGCCGCCTGGCGCGCATGATCGCGCCGAGCGCGCCCGGGGATCCGCTGACCTACGACGAGGCCGTCGATCCGCTGCTGCGGGAGCGCTTCGGGTTCGGCCCGCCGCCGCCCGCGCCGGCGCCGAATCCCGACGTCGACCTGAGCTGGCTGTGGCCCGCCGCCGCCTGGGCCGCCGAGCCGGCGGCGCGGCTCAACCACTGGGTGCCGTCGCGGGACGACCTCGACCAGTACCTGCCGCTGGTGCGCGAGCTGCTCGGCCAGACCGCCGACGCGACGCTGGACAGCAAGGAGCTGAAGAGCGAATTCCACCAGCTCTACCGCTGGCTGGTGCTCGCCACCGCCTGGAAGGAGAGCTGCTGGCGCCAGTTCGTCCGCGTCAACGGCCGCATCCGGCCGATGCTCTCGGGAGCCGGCGCCGTCGGCATCATGCAGGTGCTGCCCCGCGTCTGGCGCGGCTTCTACGAGGTCGGCGGCCTGCAGCAGGACATCGCCTACAACGCTCGCGCCGGCGCCGAGATCCTCCTCCACTACCTGCGCGATTACGCCGTCGCCAAGGGCGAGCACACCGCCACCGGCAGCATCGACAACCTCGCTCGTTCCACCTACGCGATGTACAACGGCGGCCCCGGCCAGGTGCGCCGCTACCGCGCCGACAAGGTCAAACGCAGCCTGCGCGACATCGACGACGGCTTCTGGGACAAGTACCGCAAGGTCAAAGCGGGCAACGAGCTCGCCGTCGCGGAGTGTTACTAG
- a CDS encoding universal stress protein codes for MSSAEATASPLPGAPGAPIDAAPSQAPAHHESQPKLLSPLLVWAVVFCDIGTSVYYVPGILYSQVGPLAPLFVLGTTAGFLLLAAKYVEICWRNPEGGGVVTVATKAFNPRWGCFGGMLITVDYFLTSAISSVSGMNYLASLFASLDPHIIGLSVGALLFLAAINLIGIRESAIISLVMAVAALTVDLVVVGVTWWHIGPPHWELIWHHLTLGSTLTPTTFLVGFAGAWLAFSGLESISQLSPAMREPLRGTASRGMYLVIASILVTSPLLTLFSVALLPEALKAHETERFISELGAMWGGLPVKIAVVTTASVLLLFAANTAIIGGYHVFLALARQGFFPGFITARNRRFGTPHWAIAIATVVPVLVVLGTAGNLTILGEMYAFGLLGAFVLSSLGLDVLRWRDGQRSAYFWVGVFTTAMVLVSWCVNLVTKPLATFFGGGLTAVGMAVAIGAQQKRFHDVLYRLPFVRRRTAERIIRAHGVTEEVPELISLSDAQDLRQLYPSTTLVALRGPNALLVSEAVRRERGRGGTTIYALYVEERPGLFVGSAASEPDPEGRDTLLFAARVAQSEGANLLPVWTISYSAAEGIARAARELGVDTVMMGVSRRGAIYHLLRGHVINGLVRQLPPSCHLLLHS; via the coding sequence ATGAGCTCTGCCGAGGCGACCGCCTCTCCACTTCCCGGCGCGCCCGGCGCGCCCATCGACGCGGCGCCGTCACAGGCGCCGGCGCATCACGAGTCGCAGCCGAAGCTGCTGTCGCCGCTGCTCGTGTGGGCGGTGGTGTTCTGCGACATCGGCACCTCCGTCTATTACGTCCCCGGCATCCTCTACAGCCAGGTCGGCCCGCTGGCGCCGCTGTTCGTGCTCGGCACCACCGCCGGGTTCCTGCTGCTGGCGGCGAAGTACGTCGAGATCTGCTGGCGCAACCCGGAGGGCGGTGGCGTGGTCACCGTCGCCACCAAGGCCTTCAACCCGCGCTGGGGGTGCTTCGGCGGTATGCTGATCACCGTCGACTACTTCCTCACCTCGGCGATCTCGTCGGTGTCGGGGATGAACTACCTGGCGAGCCTGTTCGCGAGCCTCGACCCGCACATCATCGGGCTGAGCGTCGGCGCGCTCCTCTTCCTCGCCGCCATCAACCTGATCGGCATCCGCGAGAGCGCGATCATCTCGCTGGTGATGGCGGTGGCGGCGCTGACCGTGGACCTGGTGGTGGTCGGCGTCACCTGGTGGCACATCGGCCCGCCGCACTGGGAGCTCATCTGGCATCACCTGACGCTCGGCTCGACGCTGACCCCGACCACCTTCCTGGTCGGGTTCGCCGGCGCCTGGCTCGCCTTCTCGGGCCTGGAGAGCATCAGCCAGTTGAGCCCGGCGATGCGCGAGCCGCTGCGCGGCACCGCCAGCCGCGGCATGTACCTGGTCATCGCCTCGATCCTGGTCACCTCGCCGCTGCTCACCCTGTTCTCGGTCGCGCTCCTGCCCGAGGCGCTGAAGGCGCACGAGACCGAACGCTTCATCTCCGAGCTCGGCGCGATGTGGGGCGGGCTGCCGGTGAAGATCGCGGTGGTGACGACCGCGTCGGTGCTGCTGCTGTTCGCCGCCAACACGGCGATCATCGGCGGCTACCACGTGTTCCTGGCGCTGGCGCGCCAGGGTTTCTTCCCCGGCTTCATCACCGCCCGCAACCGTCGCTTCGGCACGCCGCACTGGGCGATCGCCATCGCCACCGTCGTGCCGGTGCTGGTGGTGCTCGGCACCGCCGGCAATCTCACCATCCTCGGCGAGATGTACGCCTTCGGCCTCCTCGGCGCCTTCGTCCTCAGCTCGCTCGGGCTCGACGTCCTGCGCTGGCGCGACGGGCAGCGCAGCGCCTACTTCTGGGTCGGCGTGTTCACCACCGCCATGGTGCTGGTGTCGTGGTGCGTGAACCTGGTGACCAAGCCGCTCGCCACCTTCTTCGGCGGCGGCCTGACCGCGGTGGGCATGGCGGTCGCCATCGGCGCGCAGCAGAAGCGCTTCCACGACGTCCTCTACCGCCTGCCGTTCGTCCGCCGTCGCACCGCCGAGCGCATCATCCGGGCGCACGGCGTCACCGAGGAGGTGCCGGAGCTGATCAGCCTGAGCGACGCGCAGGACCTGCGCCAGCTCTACCCGTCGACCACGCTGGTGGCGCTGCGCGGCCCGAACGCCCTGCTGGTGAGCGAAGCGGTGCGCCGCGAGCGCGGCCGCGGCGGCACCACCATCTACGCGCTCTACGTCGAGGAGCGGCCCGGTCTGTTCGTCGGCAGCGCCGCCAGCGAGCCGGACCCCGAGGGGCGCGATACGCTGCTCTTCGCCGCCCGCGTGGCACAGAGCGAGGGCGCGAATCTCCTGCCGGTCTGGACCATCTCCTACAGCGCCGCCGAGGGCATCGCGCGCGCCGCCCGCGAGCTGGGGGTGGACACGGTGATGATGGGCGTCAGCCGGCGCGGCGCCATCTACCACCTCCTGCGCGGCCACGTGATCAACGGCTTGGTCCGGCAGTTGCCGCCGAGCTGCCATCTGCTGCTGCATAGCTGA
- the selD gene encoding selenide, water dikinase SelD: MTDDVRLTALSQAGGCARKLAAGDLVQVLRQLPSAAHPWVAPDVGAMEDAALLTPPGSGALVFTVDFITPLVDDPETFGAVAAANAISDVYAMGGEPQAALAVCAFPDDRLPLSVLERIFRGGRDKAAEAGCAIAGGHTIRGPELTYGLCVVGSVDPARVMTQTRARPGDALVLTKPLGFGIATQAIKKQMLAAADLAEVTRLMTTLNKTAKDAALAAGARAATDVTGFGLLGHLRNLLLGSGVAARLRASQVPLLPFARDLARAGVVPGGTRTNLAAATAHCEWAADVDEVDRLMLADAQTSGGLLIAVAAERAAALAADLQARGAPAGAVIGEVIDGIPGHVECGA; encoded by the coding sequence ATGACCGACGACGTCCGTCTCACCGCGCTCAGCCAGGCCGGCGGGTGCGCCCGCAAGCTCGCCGCCGGGGACCTGGTCCAGGTCCTGAGGCAGCTTCCGTCCGCCGCGCACCCGTGGGTCGCGCCCGATGTCGGCGCGATGGAGGACGCGGCGCTGCTGACGCCGCCGGGGAGCGGGGCGCTCGTCTTCACCGTCGACTTCATCACCCCGCTCGTCGACGACCCCGAGACCTTCGGCGCCGTCGCCGCCGCCAACGCGATCAGCGACGTGTACGCGATGGGCGGCGAGCCGCAGGCGGCGCTCGCGGTGTGCGCCTTCCCCGACGACCGGCTGCCGCTGTCGGTGCTCGAACGGATCTTCCGCGGCGGCCGCGACAAGGCCGCCGAGGCCGGCTGCGCGATCGCCGGCGGCCATACCATCAGGGGCCCGGAGCTCACGTACGGCCTGTGCGTCGTCGGCAGCGTCGACCCCGCCCGGGTGATGACGCAGACCCGGGCGCGCCCCGGCGACGCCCTGGTGCTCACCAAGCCGCTCGGCTTCGGCATCGCCACCCAGGCGATCAAGAAGCAGATGCTGGCGGCGGCGGACCTGGCCGAGGTCACCCGCCTGATGACGACGCTCAACAAGACCGCCAAGGACGCCGCGCTGGCCGCCGGCGCCCGCGCCGCCACCGACGTCACCGGCTTCGGCCTCCTCGGCCACCTGCGCAACCTGCTGCTCGGCTCCGGCGTCGCGGCCCGGCTGCGTGCCTCGCAGGTCCCCCTGCTGCCCTTCGCCCGCGACCTGGCGCGCGCCGGGGTCGTGCCGGGCGGCACGCGCACCAACCTCGCCGCCGCGACGGCGCACTGCGAGTGGGCGGCGGACGTCGATGAGGTGGATCGCCTAATGCTCGCCGACGCCCAGACCTCCGGCGGCCTGCTGATCGCCGTGGCGGCCGAGCGCGCCGCGGCGCTCGCCGCCGACCTGCAGGCGCGCGGCGCCCCGGCGGGCGCGGTGATCGGCGAGGTGATCGACGGCATCCCCGGCCATGTGGAGTGCGGCGCGTAG
- a CDS encoding amino acid permease: MRAERRDELIRQDVRDLHALGYAQQLYREMGGFSNFAISFSIISILTGAIQLFGYGLQFAGPAINTYGWPLVSLFVLCIAASMAELASAYPTAGGLYFWAHRLGGHRWAWITAWFNMIGQVTITAGIDYAAATTLLGAINRIAGTALPTDTTATVIAMVLIMIPQILINCFGIRLTSALNDFSVWWHIGGVLVIAGLLIALGSHAQPLGFLFTAQRSVDPAALGATFTVGPFAFDSLMLRLPGLGAVYASGGLGLAFVLGLLQAQWTYTGYDASAHVAEETVMARLNSAWGVFLSVAVSAVVGYAMLLILTLHVPDLAATVDPANAPAVLYLVYANLPAAAAHLVAVIIVVAMWLCGLSSITSMSRMWFAFARDGGMPGYTLVRRIHPRWRTPIWSIVITSALAVLLTVYAALYSVVVAISTTALYLAYAIPIWLNLRNKLRRRGEFTTPRLAPWSLGRWGVPLNAIALAWVACITLLFSIPPNELAGWSIVALCLFMALYWAVDARHRFTGPQRSSEAELRRIEQSLEA, translated from the coding sequence ATGCGAGCCGAACGCCGCGACGAGCTGATCCGCCAGGACGTGCGCGATCTGCACGCCCTGGGATACGCGCAGCAGCTCTACCGCGAGATGGGCGGGTTCTCGAACTTCGCCATCTCGTTCTCGATCATCTCGATCCTCACCGGCGCCATCCAACTGTTCGGCTACGGCCTGCAGTTCGCCGGTCCGGCGATCAACACCTACGGCTGGCCGCTGGTGAGCCTGTTCGTGCTCTGCATCGCCGCCTCGATGGCGGAGCTGGCGTCGGCGTACCCGACCGCCGGCGGCCTGTACTTCTGGGCGCATCGGCTGGGCGGCCATCGCTGGGCGTGGATCACCGCCTGGTTCAACATGATCGGCCAGGTCACCATCACCGCCGGCATCGACTACGCGGCGGCCACCACGCTGCTCGGCGCGATCAACCGCATCGCCGGCACGGCGCTGCCGACCGACACCACCGCCACGGTGATCGCGATGGTGCTGATCATGATCCCGCAGATCCTCATCAACTGCTTCGGCATCCGCCTGACCTCGGCGCTGAACGACTTCAGCGTCTGGTGGCACATCGGCGGCGTGCTGGTCATCGCCGGGCTGCTGATCGCGCTCGGCTCGCACGCCCAGCCGCTCGGCTTCCTGTTCACCGCGCAGCGGTCCGTCGACCCGGCCGCGCTCGGCGCCACCTTCACCGTCGGCCCGTTCGCCTTCGATTCGCTGATGTTGCGTCTGCCCGGCCTCGGGGCGGTGTACGCGAGCGGCGGCCTCGGCCTGGCGTTCGTGCTCGGGCTGTTGCAGGCGCAGTGGACCTACACCGGCTACGACGCCTCGGCGCACGTCGCCGAGGAGACGGTGATGGCGCGCCTCAACAGCGCCTGGGGCGTGTTCCTGTCCGTCGCCGTCTCGGCGGTGGTCGGCTACGCGATGCTGCTGATCCTGACGCTGCACGTGCCGGATCTCGCCGCCACCGTCGACCCCGCCAACGCGCCGGCGGTGCTCTATCTCGTCTACGCCAACCTGCCAGCCGCGGCCGCCCACCTGGTGGCGGTGATCATCGTCGTCGCCATGTGGCTGTGCGGGCTGTCCTCGATCACCAGCATGAGCCGCATGTGGTTCGCCTTCGCGCGCGACGGCGGCATGCCCGGCTACACGTTGGTCCGCCGCATCCACCCGCGCTGGCGGACGCCGATCTGGTCGATCGTCATCACCTCGGCGCTGGCCGTCCTGCTCACCGTCTATGCGGCCCTCTACTCGGTGGTGGTGGCAATCAGCACGACGGCGCTCTACCTCGCCTACGCGATTCCCATCTGGCTCAACCTGCGCAACAAGCTGCGCCGCCGCGGCGAGTTCACCACGCCCCGGCTGGCGCCGTGGAGCCTCGGTCGCTGGGGGGTGCCGCTCAACGCCATCGCCCTCGCCTGGGTGGCCTGCATCACCCTCCTCTTCTCCATCCCGCCCAACGAGCTCGCCGGCTGGTCGATCGTCGCCCTCTGCCTCTTCATGGCGCTCTACTGGGCGGTCGACGCCCGCCATCGCTTCACCGGTCCGCAGCGCAGCAGCGAGGCCGAGCTGCGCCGCATCGAGCAGTCGCTGGAGGCGTGA
- a CDS encoding sodium-translocating pyrophosphatase, protein MTMRPMMTLIPTLLGVLGVSPVLAQEAASHSELDLVLPDLSQVMMMGTSGRSLLFGGLLVCLAGLGFGLWIYTQLKNMPVHKSMLEISELIYETCKTYLITQGRFILILELFIGSIMVVYFWLLRDMALYRVAIIILFSLIGIGGSYTVAWFGIRVNTFANSRTAFAALEGRPFPCYAIPLKAGMSIGTLLISIELLLMLLVLLFVPRDMAYACFIGFAIGESLGASALRIAGGIFTKIADIGSDLMKIVFNIKEDDARNPGVIADCTGDNAGDSVGPTADGFETYGVTGVALISFILLAVPHAEVQGQLIVWLFAMRVMMIVASILSYAINEGIQSGKYASATNMNFEHPLTFLVWLTSIVSVVITYVASYLLIPNLGGDGTLWWKLSTIITCGTLAGAIIPEVIKVFTSTNSGHVRECVEASKEGGASLNVLAGLTAGNFSAYWMGLVIVGLMGIAYFVSHAGLGATLADGKPLMLAPAVFSFGLVAFGFLGMGPVTIAVDSYGPVTDNAQSVYELSLIENVPNVKQEIKKQFDFDVDFERAKAFLEENDGAGNTFKATAKPVLIGTAVVGATTMIFSIVMALTHGLTENMSLLSILHPPFLFGLILGGSVIYWFTGASTQAVSTGAYRAVEFIKRNIKLEGVEKASITDSKKVVEICTQYAQRGMFNIFLVIFFSTLAFAFVEPFFFIGYLISIAIFGLFQAVFMANAGGAWDNAKKVVETELRAKNTPLHEATVVGDTVGDPFKDTSSVAMNPIIKFTTLFGLLAVELAVSLGQHAPTANTLLAVACFGISVVFVYRSFYGMRIKND, encoded by the coding sequence ATGACGATGCGGCCGATGATGACCCTGATCCCGACCCTGCTCGGCGTCCTTGGCGTCAGCCCGGTGCTGGCCCAGGAGGCGGCGAGCCACAGCGAGCTCGACCTCGTCCTGCCCGACCTGAGCCAGGTCATGATGATGGGCACCAGCGGCCGGAGCCTGTTGTTCGGCGGCCTGCTCGTCTGCCTGGCCGGCCTCGGCTTCGGCCTGTGGATCTACACCCAGCTCAAGAACATGCCGGTCCACAAGTCGATGCTCGAGATCAGCGAGCTGATCTACGAGACCTGCAAGACCTACCTGATCACCCAGGGCCGGTTCATCCTGATCCTCGAGCTGTTCATCGGCTCGATCATGGTCGTCTACTTCTGGCTGCTGCGCGACATGGCGCTGTACCGGGTGGCGATCATCATCCTGTTCAGCCTGATCGGCATCGGCGGGAGCTACACGGTGGCCTGGTTCGGCATCCGCGTGAACACCTTCGCCAACTCGCGCACCGCCTTCGCGGCGCTCGAGGGACGGCCCTTCCCCTGCTACGCCATCCCGTTGAAGGCCGGCATGAGCATCGGCACGCTGCTCATCTCGATCGAGCTGCTGCTGATGCTGCTGGTGCTGCTGTTCGTGCCGCGGGACATGGCGTACGCCTGCTTCATCGGCTTCGCCATCGGCGAATCGCTCGGCGCCTCGGCGTTGCGCATCGCCGGCGGCATCTTCACCAAGATCGCCGACATCGGCTCCGATCTGATGAAGATCGTCTTCAACATCAAGGAAGACGATGCCCGCAACCCGGGCGTGATCGCCGACTGCACCGGTGACAACGCCGGCGACTCGGTCGGCCCGACCGCCGACGGCTTCGAGACCTACGGCGTCACCGGCGTGGCGCTGATCTCCTTCATCCTGCTCGCCGTGCCGCATGCGGAGGTGCAGGGGCAGTTGATCGTCTGGCTGTTCGCGATGCGCGTCATGATGATCGTCGCCAGCATCCTCTCGTACGCGATCAACGAAGGCATCCAGTCGGGCAAGTACGCGTCGGCCACCAACATGAACTTCGAGCACCCGCTCACCTTCCTGGTGTGGCTGACCTCGATCGTCTCGGTGGTGATCACCTACGTCGCCTCCTACCTGCTGATCCCCAACCTGGGCGGCGACGGCACGCTGTGGTGGAAGCTGTCGACGATCATCACCTGCGGCACGCTGGCCGGCGCCATCATTCCCGAGGTGATCAAGGTCTTCACCTCGACCAACTCCGGCCACGTCCGCGAGTGCGTCGAGGCCTCCAAGGAGGGCGGCGCGTCGCTCAACGTGCTCGCCGGTCTCACCGCCGGCAACTTCTCCGCCTACTGGATGGGCCTGGTGATCGTCGGCCTCATGGGCATCGCCTACTTCGTCAGCCACGCGGGCCTCGGCGCGACCCTGGCCGACGGCAAGCCGCTGATGCTGGCGCCGGCGGTGTTCTCCTTCGGCCTGGTCGCCTTCGGCTTCCTCGGCATGGGCCCGGTGACCATCGCGGTCGACTCCTACGGCCCGGTGACCGACAACGCGCAGTCGGTGTACGAGCTGTCGCTGATCGAGAACGTCCCCAACGTCAAGCAGGAGATCAAGAAGCAGTTCGACTTCGACGTCGACTTCGAGCGCGCCAAGGCGTTCCTCGAGGAGAACGACGGCGCCGGCAATACCTTCAAGGCGACCGCCAAGCCGGTGCTCATCGGCACCGCGGTGGTCGGCGCGACGACCATGATCTTCTCCATCGTCATGGCCCTCACCCATGGCCTGACCGAGAACATGAGCCTGCTGTCGATTCTCCACCCGCCGTTCCTGTTCGGCCTCATCCTCGGCGGCTCGGTGATCTACTGGTTCACCGGCGCCTCGACCCAGGCGGTGTCCACCGGCGCCTATCGCGCCGTCGAGTTCATCAAGCGCAACATCAAGCTCGAGGGCGTCGAGAAGGCGTCGATCACCGACTCGAAGAAGGTGGTCGAGATCTGCACCCAGTACGCGCAGCGTGGCATGTTCAACATCTTCCTCGTCATCTTCTTCTCCACCCTCGCCTTCGCCTTCGTCGAGCCCTTCTTCTTCATCGGCTACCTGATCTCGATCGCCATCTTCGGCCTCTTCCAGGCGGTGTTCATGGCCAATGCCGGCGGCGCCTGGGACAACGCCAAGAAGGTGGTCGAGACCGAGCTGCGGGCGAAGAACACGCCGCTGCACGAGGCGACGGTGGTCGGCGACACGGTCGGCGATCCGTTCAAGGACACCTCGTCGGTGGCCATGAACCCGATCATCAAGTTCACCACCCTGTTCGGCCTGCTCGCCGTCGAGCTCGCCGTCAGCCTCGGCCAGCACGCGCCCACCGCCAACACGCTGCTGGCCGTCGCCTGCTTCGGCATCTCGGTGGTGTTCGTGTACCGCTCCTTCTACGGCATGCGGATCAAGAACGACTGA